In Lolium rigidum isolate FL_2022 chromosome 3, APGP_CSIRO_Lrig_0.1, whole genome shotgun sequence, the genomic window aatgcacacatctgtttcctctatttttgtaaccccattacctgggatattacaggagaTGGCGTTGGAGAGGAAATGCCCAGGTGCACGCGAGGTAGCACGTAGATCCTATGCTTGATGATGTctccttttggtggagagattgcCTTAAGTGTCTGCCTATGGGGTGAGCTGCAAGACTTGGTCCGTCAGGTGCTCCTTGAGGATGGCCTGGATAAAATTAAACATCTTTTCAAGGTCGGAGCTAAACACGAGGTGAGGAACGGGAGGCGCACTAGCTTCTGGAAGGACTGGTGGATTGGGAGGGGTCCCATCATGGAGTCCTTTCCGCGGCTCTTCGCCATCTGTGACGATCAAGACATCTCTGTTGCCGAAGCTCTTAGCCCTGATTCCCTTTAAGTCCGCTTCCGTCGTTCGCTTGATCAGGAAACCTTGCAGTTATGGGGTGAGCTGCAAGACTTGGTCCGTCAGGTGCTCCTTGAGGATGGCCTGGATAAGGTCTCTTGGCACCTTGAACCGAATGGCTCTTACTCGGTCAAATCTATGTATGCCCAACTCTCCCAGGGTACGACTGTCGCCCATCACAAGGACATGTGGAAATCCAAAGTTCCGCTTAAAATCAAGATCTTCTCCTGGCAATTGGCGCTGGATAAGTTGCCTTCGGGACAGCAGATTCTGACTAGACACGGCCCTTCCAATGGCCTTTGTGCCCTTTGTGGTGCCCCGGAGGATGCAAGTCACATTTTCTTCGCTTGTTCCCTTGCAAAGTTTTCTTGGTCAGTGTTACGCCAGCTGCTGGGATGCAACTGGTGCCCGGCCAACTTTGCCCAATTCCATGCCATCCTCTCTGGTTTCTCTGGATATGCTAGGAAGCTGCTTTGGGTGCTCTTCCTGGCGCAATCCTGGGCCCTTTGGAACACGCGAAATAAACTTgcgatcgaaaagaaagttattTCTAACCCAGCTGACATTATTTACAAAATTATTATTCTTTTGCAGCTGTGGAGCCTAAAGTTCAAAGCAAGAGAAAAGGAGGGGCTAAACTGGATGGCACAAGAGCTAAGGGAGCTGTACGTGCACTTGAAGCCCCCGGCGACATGAAGAAGTAACCTACTCCTGGTGCCGAGCTTGGGCGTGTGTTGAACCACTAGAGCTATCTTTATCTGGCCGTGTGTGCCGCTTTGTTGGACCTTCACTGTCGTGTCTATGTGGCTAAGCTGTAATGCTCAGCAGTCTGTAATCCTAACTGGCTACCGTAAGGCTTTATTAAGTTAAAGTCGGGCTTATCTGcctgttttctaaaaaaaaagtgTCTGCCTATTTTAAGGATATAGCCCAATGATCTGTGTACTCTCAGTTCTCTTATGGCATGATAAACGGTCTGCAGATCCATTCAAAGGACAGCTTCCCACACTTATTTTCCTCCTCTAAGGATGAAAATGCTTCATTGTCTCAAGTATGGCTCTTGACTCATTAGTGAATCATTTACATCTGCCTCTTTCTACTGAAGCTCACTCTGAGCTTCATCAGCCGCAAGACATTTTTGAGGGCCTTCATgagtctgatatcaatgataagtGGTCTGCTTTTGGTAGTATATGTCTCCTTCAAAGTCTGTCCATCCTAAAATGGTTGGAAATCCTGTTGTCAATCaaagcataattttttttttggttactAGTACTGGATAGACTGAATAGTCGACAACTTCTTCATAGAAAGAACTTCTTCATGCCTGACTACTCTTGCCCAATGTGTAACTCTGTTCAGATGGAATCAAGGAATCATCTATTCTTCACTGTGACTATTCACCCACACATAAAGTATGATCATTCACAGACAAAACACACGAAATACGGGGCACAAGCCAAAGCATATATCAAAGAAATTGTCGCAACGCATCATGATTCATGCAATTTGTCTCTTGACAAGTCGGCACTCATGGCCAAGCCTTCTAATGGGTAACAAGAGGTACATGGGAATTTACAACAGGTAGAGTCTTACTAGTTTTTCTTAGATCAATCTACATAAGTAACTTGTAACGGGCGTGCATGCTAACATCATGCACACTCTCTTAGTTTGTCATGCGCTGGCCTTTAGTGACTCTTGGATCTCTTCGAGCGTTCGCCCTTTAGTTTCTGGCACTAGCATTGCCACGAACAACACGGTAACAAGGCTCGCTGCAGAGAACAAGAAGAAGGTGCCTACACAAAGGAATCAGAATAAACGTGAGCATAAATATTAACGGGGAACCATTGGGCGATAACTGGAACCAACCTCACGGGAAAAATAAAGCGACCAATATGCTAGTAGGAAAAGAACAACACCTGTTGGCGAAAATTCTGTTTGAAACATATTTTGCTACTGAGATATTACTCGGCTATCCCAAGTACATACAATGATGGTTGTTCTACTTCCTTTTCTAACTGTCCTACTTATGCAAGGGTTGGACATGTGTTACCTGCAGAATTCCAATCCATAAGGAAGCTGAATGAATACGATATTGCGAAGGAACCAATCCAGCTAACCAGGGTTACCAAGCTTCCGGCTATTGCTTTCATGTCGATCGAGAATATCTTTGCCAATAAATAAAGTATCGTTAGTTTAGTTATAAAGAGGAGTTCCTTCAAGATCGCCAGGAAATGCGAGCATCATCCAGCATTAACTTCATGGTGATTTCATACCTCAGACATGATAACCCAAGGAACAGGTCCCATTCCAATTGAGTATGCCGCATAGTATGCCTATTTAGGAAGCAGGGTCAGAATATATCATTTCCGAACTTCAAAGACCCGTGCCAGAAAAATTATTGATCTTAGTATGTACAAAATGATCCTAGCTGTGTTACTAGCAATTTATTTAAGAATGCCAGATACTGATGAAATATGTAACAATTTATCATTTGTACATTGGCTTACACAAAATTGTAAATGTTTTAGTTACAGCATTCTCTGTACCAATATGCCGTAAAGAGCCAATGTAGGAACCAATTCTGTGTATAATCCTTGCGCCTGGAACAtgacaagaaaattaagaaaGTCAAAATAGAGGGAAAGTACATACTTTGCTTAACAAACTGTTTCCGAGGTAGAAATACAGTGATAGAATCTGAACATTCTAAATTGTAAATTCAGTTCAAGTTTTTCCAACTAATTAACTCTGTTGATTTGATCTGCTTGATTTTTTTATATTTAACCCTCCAAACATAATTATTTAATAGAGCCTCCTACATGGGAATTTGGTGTCTGCAGTTGTGCAACTTAGTAGAGCCTCATGCATGGTGTTTTTCTTCCATCGCCAGGTATAAACTGGGAAACTTTGATAACTGTACTTGCTTCATATTCAAGACGGTTCACCTTTGGTTGATGTGGTTGGAAAAATACTAACTAGGTGATTAACAGATCAATTTAGATAAGCAAACAGACCAATCAGAACTAAAAATTGTGACAAGTTTCTTCCCCAAATTTCTCAATGTCTTATATTAGCATCCATAAATGATTGTCAGTTCCATCGTAGATTAATAGaatatttttctgaacatttttacCTTAAAGTAGAATGATAGCCCAGTCAGAAAGCAGCCCACAAATGTGCCAGATGAAGAGACCTAAATGATAGAAGAGTATCACAAAGGTTGTTCTGTTTTAATTTCCCTGCATCGGCTCAGTTTTGGAGTATCCATAGTTCCATACCAGTAAAAGGGCTCTTCTTCCACTCCTATCCATTAGAAGGGCCCCAAATAATGTGATCGGAATCTGAAATAATTACAGTTATGGACAAATTGATGCAGCCAGTAAGCTAGTATAGTACTTGACGAAAATGGATTATCCTGAACCTGAATAATGCCGATCAAGGTGGTTCCAAGTTTACCAGAAAACCCTGAAATTTTGGAGAAGAATAATTACATAAAGTTCCTCTTGTCAGTGAAGTAGCCAAAAAAAGGCATTTGGATACCTGCAGAGGAAAAAATATAGCTTGTATAGAAGCCTAGCGCATTTATTCCTCCCAATTGCTGAAAGACCATCAGGCCAACACCCACCTGTGCATCAAACCTATATGTGTGAACTGAACTTCTCTTTTTGGAGAGCGACATATAGTTCTAAACTTCTTTCAGGAAGAAAGATAGGAACTTTTGAATGAAGGAGCTTGGTGAATTTCTTAGTTCTTAGTTCTTACAATGACTGCGTACATATTTTTGCTGTGAAACAAGTCTTGAATCCTGGCCGTAGGTAAACTGTGAACTGATTCAATATACTCCTGCATGAGAATGGCAGGTGATTATTTTGAATAACCTCTTGCCTAAATTATACATGTTGACAAATAAGAGAGATATAAGGACGAAACTAACTCTAATTTCTGTAGCCTCTCGAGATATGTCAGCCTTTTCACCCCTAAGCTTTTGCAGTGAAGCACGGAATTCTTTCTCTTTCCCAATATTGGCCTACCATATTATTGAAAAATGAACTTTAGTATGAAAGTATTCTATGAGAATCCATAACTTAGATACAAAACGTCATGCGTTGCATACTTGCATTCACTAATCACAAATGAATGTAAGAAAAAATATTTTGATTACAAAGTAAAATGGTTTTGTTGCAGTATTTTCTTATTTCATATAAATAAAATTATTAAGCACGCCATGGTTGCTTCCTCAGACGAAATTAAAACCATGATAAACACCAACTGATCAGTAAATTCTTGTAAAATATCCGCTAGGTTGGAGAAATTTGGGATTCATGTTTGCCATTACCAGCCACCTTGGAGACTCAGGAATGAAGAGAAGACCCGCAAGGAGGAAAGCACAAGGCAGTAATCCTGCATAAACATGCAAATGCTGTCTTGATTTCTCCTGTGTAATGGATATGCGATCATCCATATAGAGATAATGTATATTACCTACAAGAACCAAAGAGCGCCACGAAAGCAGTGCTCCAATAATGTAGGCAGCTGAACACCCTGAACAAATAAACAACTGCACTTACAGACGAGCCTGTGTTAATTTTCCATCTTTACTAAATTTTCAAACACATCAAGATTCtgcccggcttcctccaaccTGGTTTGAGGTTGCAAGGCCTCCTCGGAGATCCTTTGGTGCTATTTCAGATATGAACACAGGCACCTGTGTGGGTAATGTTAGTACACTAGGATGCTATGTCGATCATGTGGCGAACATAGTGTTGCTTGACAGTAATTAAATAAAACAGTGTTCAAAAGAGGAAAACCAAAATAGAGAACCAAAGTCACGTGCACATTGAGAACTAATTAAGGGATTCTCATGGCTCACCACATAGGAAAGAACTCCAGTACAGTAGCCCAGCAAGACTCTTCCTAGGTAGAGCATTGTAGCACCCTTCATGTCATTGAGGGCAATATTTTAAACACGGAACGAGTCTGGAAAAGAAAATAGTTCAGAGAGGAACGTACCTTGGCTAAGTATATAGTAAGCCAACCAAAAATTCCAACGATTGCTGCCAGCCGCATGGTCTGTAGAAAATGCAAATGGCAGAGATATTATGAGGACTAACGGGACTTAACGAGTCTCTGCTAGTCATCCCAATCATCAAAGTAGTTCACCGTTTTGCGTCCAAGAGTGTCTGCAAGGCGGCCACTAGTCAGAGCGCCAATCATCGCACCGATCGTCAAGATAGATCCAAAGACACCATACTAGAAGGTTAATCATCAATCGAATTAGTCCACTGAAAGCAATGAAGAGTTGAAGACCATGACCATATTTGATTGATGGCACAGTTCAAAAGTGTAGATGTTTTATCAAGCGAAGTTGCAGTCCACTACCGTTACTAGACACACGAATTATATACATCAGTCTACAGCCATGAAAAGCGAAAAAGATCACGACCAACCTCTGAATTGGACAGTCCAATGTCGCTCACAATTCCAGCTTGAGCCGGAGCAGAATACCCAACCTGCACATCATACATTCCATCATGGCCATATCGGAAGCAAACGCAACTCGTGATTCTTGAAATCACCATACTCTCGCACACAGTCCTGCTCGAGCAATAGCAGCCTCTACTAGGCATTAGAGTTAAAAGGAGTGAGCTGCTGCAGTCTTACACAGGTGCCGAACTCGAAGGAGCCGCAAACGGCTACCGCCGTGCTGAGCAGGACCATCCGCAGCGATCCCTCCCCGGCGCTATCGTGGATACCCTCCCCGGCCGCCGTCTGGCCTTGGGCCGCAGCCACGGCCGTGGCTCTCCGCGTCCGGCCGCATGTGACGCCGGCGGCCGCTGCCGGCAACCGGAGCGCGCAGCGGCCATCATGCCGCGTCCGGCGGCTGCGTCCGACGCGAAAGGCTAGAGAGATGCCGGCGGCTGAGTGGCGGAGGGGGAGCGGCGGAGCCGTGGACAGGGGGAACGCGGCAGCCATCCGTGGCCTTCAAAACGCTGGGCATCACATATTTTTTGTGTGCTCTTTTTAGACGGCGCAATcttttcataattttttttttttttttttttgaata contains:
- the LOC124702487 gene encoding sugar transporter ERD6-like 16 produces the protein MAAAFPLSTAPPLPLRHSAAGISLAFRVGRSRRTRHDGRCALRLPAAAAGVTCGRTRRATAVAAAQGQTAAGEGIHDSAGEGSLRMVLLSTAVAVCGSFEFGTCVGYSAPAQAGIVSDIGLSNSEYGVFGSILTIGAMIGALTSGRLADTLGRKTTMRLAAIVGIFGWLTIYLAKGATMLYLGRVLLGYCTGVLSYVVPVFISEIAPKDLRGGLATSNQLFICSGCSAAYIIGALLSWRSLVLVGLLPCAFLLAGLLFIPESPRWLANIGKEKEFRASLQKLRGEKADISREATEIREYIESVHSLPTARIQDLFHSKNMYAVIVGVGLMVFQQLGGINALGFYTSYIFSSAGFSGKLGTTLIGIIQIPITLFGALLMDRSGRRALLLVSSSGTFVGCFLTGLSFYFKAQGLYTELVPTLALYGILAYYAAYSIGMGPVPWVIMSEIFSIDMKAIAGSLVTLVSWIGSFAISYSFSFLMDWNSAGTFFLFSAASLVTVLFVAMLVPETKGRTLEEIQESLKASA